One Anolis carolinensis isolate JA03-04 chromosome 4, rAnoCar3.1.pri, whole genome shotgun sequence DNA window includes the following coding sequences:
- the LOC134298351 gene encoding stomatin-like protein 2, mitochondrial gives MYMQVEAERRKRATVLELEITRESAISEAEGQKQAQILTSEAEKAEQINQVAGEASAFVVKAKAKAEVAALTQQNGNSAVSLCGRAVRECLF, from the coding sequence atgtACATGCAGGTGGAGGCCGAGAGACGCAAGCGGGCCACTGTCCTGGAGTTGGAAATCACGCGAGAGTCTGCCATCAGTGAGGCAGAAGGACAAAAGCAGGCTCAGATCCTGACCTCTGAAGCAGAAAAAGCAGAGCAAATCAACCAGGTTGCGGGGGAGGCCAGTGCTTTTGTGGTGAAGGCAAAGGCCAAAGCGGAGGTAGCTGCTCTTACACAGCAGAACGGCAACTCGGCAGTATCTCTCTGTGGCCGAGCAGTACGTGAGTGCCTTTTCTAA